The following proteins are co-located in the Desulfovibrio intestinalis genome:
- the feoB gene encoding ferrous iron transport protein B — translation MSEIKDSNNGAHGHHGHHGHHGQALRIALAGNPNCGKTTVFNGYTGARQHVGNYPGVTVDRKEGHIAVNGTHVTVVDLPGTYSLTAYSQEELVARKELAGDNVQAVINVVDASALERNLLLTVQMLEMGTPVVLSCNMMDEARASGVHIDMDRLGTLLGVPVLPMVARTGEGLKEAMEAAVELSKKGKREPMRISYGAELDETLLELEKRIVAANLLTDRYLPSWVALKLLEGDDVVLHEARAADPKTTDELEALRKKIADHTRATLNANLESLITDHRYGYIRSILRDGIFEQDPGKDRLALSDKLDKVLTNALFGPLIMIGVLYLMFYVTFEVGAYPQGWVEDGFGWLGEFFGDVLPDGLAKSLIVDGIIAGVGGVISFVPLILIMFVLISFMEDSGYMARVAYMMDRIFRFFGLHGASVMPYIISGGIAGGCAIPGAMATRTLRSPKEKLATLLTLPYMACGAKLPVFLMLAGAFFPDDAPTVMFLIMLVGWVMALLVARLLRSSIVKGEATPFVMELPPYRLPTLFSLLLHCWERAWMYLKKAGTVLVAISIIIWAGMTFPKMPEEMAAPFEQKIEQLETQIAAFPEGAEERGPLEEELTSVRDELGEEELAYSIAGRLGKAIEPATQPVGFDWRTDIALLAGVAAKEAIVSTLGTAYAIGEQDPEDAAPLAERLKSDSNWSKATALSLMLFVLMYSPCFVALVVIKQEAGSWGWLIFSMVFNTAVAYVVAMVAYQVGRSVWG, via the coding sequence ATGAGTGAAATAAAAGATTCGAATAATGGCGCGCACGGGCATCACGGCCATCACGGCCATCACGGCCAGGCACTGCGAATTGCCCTGGCTGGCAATCCCAACTGCGGTAAAACTACCGTGTTTAACGGCTACACCGGCGCTCGGCAGCATGTGGGCAACTACCCCGGCGTTACCGTTGACAGAAAAGAAGGACATATCGCGGTAAACGGCACGCACGTCACCGTGGTGGACCTGCCCGGCACCTACTCGCTGACTGCGTATTCACAGGAAGAGCTTGTGGCCCGCAAGGAACTTGCCGGCGACAACGTGCAGGCTGTTATTAACGTGGTGGACGCCTCCGCCCTTGAGCGCAATCTGTTGCTCACCGTACAGATGCTCGAAATGGGCACCCCCGTGGTGCTTTCCTGCAACATGATGGATGAAGCGCGCGCTTCTGGCGTGCATATCGATATGGATCGTCTGGGCACCTTGCTGGGCGTTCCCGTGTTGCCGATGGTTGCCCGTACGGGTGAAGGCCTCAAGGAGGCTATGGAAGCCGCTGTCGAGCTGAGCAAAAAGGGCAAGCGCGAGCCTATGCGCATTTCTTACGGCGCAGAGCTTGATGAGACCCTGCTTGAACTTGAAAAGCGCATTGTGGCAGCCAACCTGCTGACTGACCGTTACCTGCCAAGCTGGGTGGCCCTCAAGCTGCTTGAAGGTGACGATGTGGTGCTGCATGAAGCCCGCGCCGCCGATCCCAAAACCACGGACGAACTTGAAGCTCTGCGCAAAAAAATAGCTGACCACACGCGCGCTACGCTTAACGCCAACCTCGAATCGCTTATTACAGACCACCGCTACGGGTACATTCGCAGCATTCTGCGCGACGGCATTTTTGAGCAAGATCCCGGCAAGGACCGTCTTGCCCTTTCCGACAAGCTGGACAAAGTGCTCACCAACGCGCTGTTTGGCCCGCTGATCATGATTGGCGTGCTCTACCTCATGTTCTATGTCACATTTGAGGTGGGCGCATATCCGCAGGGGTGGGTTGAAGACGGCTTTGGTTGGCTTGGTGAATTTTTTGGCGATGTTTTGCCTGACGGCCTTGCCAAATCACTGATTGTTGACGGCATCATTGCCGGTGTGGGTGGCGTAATCAGCTTTGTGCCGCTGATCCTTATCATGTTTGTGCTGATTTCCTTTATGGAAGACAGCGGCTACATGGCCCGCGTGGCCTACATGATGGACCGTATTTTCCGCTTTTTCGGCCTGCACGGCGCTTCGGTCATGCCCTACATCATTTCCGGCGGCATTGCTGGCGGCTGCGCCATCCCCGGCGCTATGGCCACCCGCACCCTGCGCAGCCCCAAAGAAAAACTGGCTACCTTGCTGACGCTGCCCTATATGGCCTGCGGAGCGAAACTTCCGGTCTTTCTGATGCTGGCGGGCGCTTTCTTCCCTGATGATGCCCCCACGGTCATGTTCCTTATCATGCTTGTCGGCTGGGTTATGGCCTTGTTGGTGGCGCGCTTGCTGCGTTCTTCCATCGTCAAGGGCGAAGCGACTCCTTTCGTAATGGAACTGCCCCCCTACCGCCTGCCCACGCTGTTCAGCCTGCTGCTGCATTGCTGGGAACGTGCCTGGATGTACCTCAAGAAGGCTGGTACCGTTCTGGTGGCTATTTCCATCATCATTTGGGCGGGCATGACCTTCCCCAAGATGCCCGAAGAAATGGCCGCGCCTTTTGAACAGAAGATTGAGCAGCTTGAAACCCAGATTGCCGCTTTCCCTGAAGGTGCTGAAGAGCGTGGTCCTCTTGAAGAAGAACTGACCAGCGTGCGCGACGAACTGGGCGAAGAAGAGCTTGCGTATTCCATTGCTGGCCGTCTGGGCAAGGCCATTGAGCCCGCCACACAGCCTGTGGGCTTTGACTGGCGCACGGATATCGCCCTGCTGGCTGGCGTTGCCGCCAAGGAAGCCATCGTGTCCACCCTGGGCACTGCCTACGCCATTGGCGAACAGGACCCTGAAGACGCCGCTCCCCTGGCTGAACGCCTGAAGAGCGACAGCAACTGGTCAAAGGCTACTGCACTTTCGCTCATGCTGTTCGTGCTCATGTACTCTCCCTGCTTTGTGGCTCTTGTGGTCATCAAGCAAGAGGCGGGCAGCTGGGGCTGGCTGATTTTCAGCATGGTCTTCAACACCGCTGTGGCCTATGTGGTCGCTATGGTGGCCTACCAGGTTGGACGATCTGTATGGGGATAG
- a CDS encoding thermonuclease family protein translates to MVIRTFGLCLILCLLWGISPAFAWDAWVISVEDGNTVSVSKTRGSEDADTVLRFYGIDAPTLSQPFGPEARQRLSEIMARGTKVTVEPIGESESGTVSALIQVGGASVNYQLVAEGLAWVDRQTCRAIFCRRWMIQEHQAVVDRRGIWGLKIGTPPWQWSR, encoded by the coding sequence ATGGTGATTCGGACTTTTGGCCTCTGCCTTATCCTTTGCCTTCTCTGGGGAATATCCCCGGCTTTTGCCTGGGACGCCTGGGTTATTAGTGTTGAGGACGGCAACACCGTTTCTGTCAGTAAAACGCGTGGCAGCGAAGACGCTGACACCGTGTTGCGCTTTTATGGTATCGACGCGCCTACCTTGAGCCAGCCTTTTGGTCCGGAAGCCCGTCAGCGCCTATCAGAGATTATGGCGCGCGGCACCAAGGTTACGGTAGAGCCGATAGGTGAAAGTGAATCTGGCACCGTAAGCGCGCTTATTCAGGTTGGCGGCGCATCTGTCAATTATCAGCTGGTGGCCGAAGGGTTGGCCTGGGTAGACCGACAAACCTGCCGGGCCATTTTTTGCCGCCGCTGGATGATACAGGAACATCAGGCTGTTGTGGACAGGCGGGGGATCTGGGGCCTGAAAATTGGCACACCCCCCTGGCAGTGGAGCAGATAA
- a CDS encoding 3'-5' exonuclease produces the protein MQTAHAAPCVAIDFETSGYAAHSACAVGLARIEDGRVVDQFYSLICPPSSRVMFTEIHGLTWSMLKSAPSFIEVWPQMEAFITGADALLAHNASFDRRVLQACCREAGTDAPRCHFLCTLKGARRSLPLPSKKLNHVCEYFGIGLEHHHAGSDASACAQIYLHLRALGVTDSQMRL, from the coding sequence TTGCAGACTGCACATGCCGCGCCCTGCGTGGCCATAGATTTTGAAACTTCCGGGTATGCGGCCCACAGCGCTTGCGCTGTGGGCCTTGCCCGCATTGAAGACGGGCGCGTTGTAGACCAGTTTTACAGCCTTATCTGCCCGCCGTCTTCGCGAGTTATGTTTACAGAAATTCATGGGCTCACCTGGAGCATGTTAAAGAGTGCTCCCAGCTTTATTGAAGTCTGGCCGCAGATGGAAGCGTTCATTACCGGAGCTGATGCGCTGCTGGCGCACAACGCTTCTTTCGACAGGCGCGTATTGCAGGCCTGCTGCCGTGAAGCCGGAACCGACGCCCCTCGCTGCCACTTTCTCTGTACCTTGAAGGGCGCACGGCGCAGCCTTCCCTTGCCTTCAAAGAAGCTCAATCACGTTTGCGAGTATTTTGGCATAGGCCTTGAGCATCACCATGCAGGTTCAGATGCTTCTGCCTGTGCCCAGATATATCTGCACCTGCGTGCATTGGGCGTTACTGACAGTCAGATGCGTCTGTAG
- the flgB gene encoding flagellar basal body rod protein FlgB — MKSLFSSQVGLVGTVMNMQLQRQNVIAGNLANIDTPNYKPRELSFEKELQTALGQDMEGQMSRTNGEHIPSAFDPESFRPEWSEAFKPRLIHGEDRVNLDKEMAKHSKNQLQFTALAQILTKTFEGMHTVIQDGKQV, encoded by the coding sequence ATGAAAAGTTTGTTCAGCAGCCAGGTCGGCCTTGTTGGCACGGTCATGAACATGCAGCTTCAACGGCAGAATGTCATTGCGGGCAACTTGGCCAACATTGACACGCCCAACTACAAGCCGCGTGAACTGAGTTTTGAAAAAGAACTCCAGACCGCCCTTGGGCAGGATATGGAAGGCCAGATGAGCCGTACCAACGGGGAACATATTCCTTCAGCCTTTGATCCTGAATCCTTCCGGCCTGAATGGTCGGAGGCTTTCAAACCCAGGCTTATTCACGGTGAAGACCGCGTGAACCTTGATAAGGAAATGGCCAAGCATTCCAAGAACCAGTTACAGTTCACCGCATTGGCCCAAATTCTGACCAAGACTTTTGAAGGCATGCATACCGTCATACAAGACGGCAAGCAGGTTTAA
- the flgC gene encoding flagellar basal body rod protein FlgC, with protein MDFMTAFDISASGLAADRTRINTISMNLANAKTTRTPLGGPYRRRSVVQQTADVDDPFSVHMRSALDRAVQGVRVMAVTMDNRPFKRVYEPGNPDANAEGYVMYPDINVVEEMANLMTAQRNFEANVTTVDAVKGMYVKALEIGK; from the coding sequence ATGGATTTCATGACAGCATTTGACATAAGCGCATCGGGCCTTGCGGCTGACCGTACGCGCATCAATACAATCTCGATGAACTTGGCCAATGCCAAGACCACGCGAACCCCTTTGGGTGGCCCTTACCGCAGGCGCAGTGTTGTGCAGCAGACGGCTGACGTGGACGATCCCTTTTCCGTGCATATGCGTTCGGCGCTTGACCGTGCGGTTCAAGGGGTGCGCGTTATGGCTGTGACAATGGACAACCGTCCTTTCAAGCGCGTGTATGAGCCGGGTAACCCCGACGCTAACGCAGAAGGCTATGTGATGTATCCCGACATCAACGTGGTGGAAGAAATGGCCAATCTTATGACGGCCCAGCGTAACTTTGAAGCCAACGTTACGACGGTGGACGCTGTAAAGGGCATGTACGTCAAAGCCCTTGAAATTGGCAAATAG
- the fliE gene encoding flagellar hook-basal body complex protein FliE, whose translation MSIQATGMRAYSEAMQHFSKVSGSLQQGSAVSGQTLFSRTLDQSLARSQVDTGENFGAQVDKMQFPGTASTPVTPESSFTGTLKDSLNKVNQLQSVKDHAINEFASGRTQNVQELMITMQKSSLAMKLTTAVRGKVLEAYKEISKMQF comes from the coding sequence ATGAGCATTCAGGCAACAGGCATGCGCGCGTATAGTGAAGCCATGCAGCATTTCAGCAAGGTGTCCGGCAGTTTGCAGCAGGGTTCGGCAGTAAGCGGGCAAACGCTTTTTTCCCGCACGCTGGACCAGAGCCTTGCACGCAGCCAGGTTGATACTGGCGAAAACTTCGGCGCTCAGGTGGACAAGATGCAGTTTCCTGGCACCGCCTCCACCCCGGTGACGCCGGAAAGCAGCTTCACGGGCACGCTCAAAGACTCTCTTAATAAAGTCAATCAGCTGCAAAGCGTGAAAGACCACGCCATCAACGAGTTCGCTTCTGGCCGCACCCAGAATGTGCAGGAACTCATGATCACCATGCAGAAATCCAGTCTTGCTATGAAGCTTACTACCGCTGTGCGCGGCAAGGTGCTGGAAGCCTATAAAGAAAT